The Setaria viridis chromosome 6, Setaria_viridis_v4.0, whole genome shotgun sequence genome contains a region encoding:
- the LOC117860178 gene encoding pentatricopeptide repeat-containing protein At3g47530, protein MASASRLARAPRPAPTSSPSSVAAALLASASALPARRFLQLHAHLLRTGLLSLTPTPSTTSAFLSLAAASLPSHRALAVLDHHLTSSASLPSTFQCNSILRALSDPPDALRFLRRMRALGRRGNAFTLAILLRPRCAPPHARQLHANAVADGYLHDALLATSLVRCYANGGDGDGARRLFDEMPVRDTVAWNVLITCYARNRRTKDALKLFEEMRGRESEAEPDGVTCILLLQACTSLGALDFGEKVWAYAEEHGYGSELKVRNSLIAMYSRCGCVEKAYRVFCETPQKSVVSWSAMISGLAANGFGKDAISAFEEMIRSGVAPDEQTFTGVLSACSHSGLVDEGFRFFDMMRCDYRLKPNVCHYGCIVDLMGRAGLLDEAYELVTKEMRVAPDATIWRTLLGACRIHGHVDLGERVISHLIELKAQQAGDYVLLLNTYAAVGDWNKVAEVRKLMREKGIQTTPGCTTVEHNGEVHEFIAGDDAHPRKVEIYKKLNEINKHLKIAGYVPNVSSELHDLDSEGKESALTYHSEKLAIAFALLVTPQHRPIRLAKNLRVCVDCHNFTKLFSGIYNRLVIVRDRTRFHHFEGGKCSCNDYW, encoded by the coding sequence ATGGCATCGGCATCGCGTCTCGCGCGCgctccccgccccgccccgacgtcctccccctcctccgtcgccgcggcgctcctcgcctccgcctcggccctCCCCGCGCGCCGCTTCCTCCAGCTGCACGCGCACCTCCTCCGCACGGgcctcctctccctcacccCCACCCCCAGCACCACCTCCGCATTCCTCTCCCTcgcggccgcctccctcccgTCCCACCGCGCGCTCGCTGTCCTCGACCACCACCTCACCTCCTCGGCCTCTCTCCCCTCCACCTTCCAGTGCAACTCCATCCTCCGCGCTCTCTCCGACCCCCCCGACGCGctccgcttcctccgccgcaTGCGCGCGCTCGGCCGCCGCGGGAACGCCTTCACGCTCGCCATCCTCCTCAGGCCCCGCTGCGCCCCGCCCCACGCGCGCCAGCTCCACGCCAACGCCGTCGCCGATGGCTACCTCCACGACGCCCTCCTGGCAACCTCGCTGGTGAGGTGCTACGcgaacggcggcgacggggacggcgcgCGCAggctgttcgacgaaatgccggTGCGCGACACGGTCGCGTGGAACGTTCTGATCACCTGCTACGCGAGGAACCGGCGGACCAAGGACGCGCTGAAGCTGTTCGAGGAGATGAGGGGGAGGGAGAGCGAGGCGGAGCCGGATGGCGTCACCTGCATCCTGCTCCTCCAGGCGTGCACGAGCCTGGGCGCGCTCGACTTCGGGGAGAAGGTGTGGGCGTACGCGGAGGAGCATGGCTACGGGAGCGAGCTGAAGGTGCGCAACTCGCTGATCGCGATGTACTCGAGGTGCGGGTGCGTGGAGAAGGCGTACCGGGTGTTCTGCGAGACTCCTCAGAAGAGTGTGGTCTCGTGGAGTGCGATGATCTCGGGTTTGGCAGCGAATGGATTTGGGAAGGATGCCATCTCGGCGTTTGAGGAGATGATTAGGTCAGGTGTTGCTCCTGATGAACAGACTTTTACCGGCGTGCTTTCTGCATGCAGTCATAGTGGGCTGGTTGATGAAGGTTTCAGGTTTTTTGATATGATGCGCTGTGACTACCGATTGAAGCCAAATGTTTGCCATTACGGGTGCATTGTTGACCTAATGGGCCGTGCTGGCTTGCTTGATGAGGCGTATGAGCTTGTGACAAAAGAGATGAGGGTTGCTCCAGATGCGACAATTTGGCGAACTCTTCTTGGTGCCTGCCGAATTCATGGTCATGTTGATCTTGGGGAGCGTGTGATCAGTCATCTGATTGAACTGAAGGCACAGCAAGCTGGGGACTATGTTCTATTGTTGAACACATATGCAGCCGTTGGGGATTGGAATAAGGTTGCAGAAGTCAGGAAGTTGATGCGGGAAAAAGGAATACAAACTACACCTGGCTGCACGACTGTAGAGCATAATGGTGAGGTTCATGAGTTTATTGCTGGTGATGATGcacatccaagaaaggtggagATTTATAAAAAGCTGAATGAGATAAACAAGCATTTAAAGATCGCCGGTTATGTTCCAAATGTGTCATCAGAGTTGCATGATTTGGATTCAGAGGGGAAGGAAAGTGCCCTAACCTATCACAGTGAAAAGCTGGCGATCGCTTTTGCTCTCCTTGTGACGCCGCAGCACAGACCAATAAGGCTTGCAAAGAATCTTCGTGTCTGTGTAGACTGCCACAATTTCACAAAGTTGTTTTCTGGTATTTATAACCGTTTAGTTATTGTCAGGGACAGAACACGATTCCATCATTTTGAGGGAGGAAAGTGTTCATGCAATGATTATTGGTAG
- the LOC117861250 gene encoding probable apyrase 6 isoform X2: MRRPNARGEPKEQTLAPAPSPAAPIKMGSQRRQPSSSRRRVTGALALLAASALALLLLASRSVPPRYGVIIDAGSTGSRVHVIAYRTGPGRGVPPQLDWARTASLKANPGLSSFAADPDGAGLSLAPLVDFARRRVPRERWADTEVRLMATAGLRLLDAAVAESVLESCRGALRQSGFLFQDKWATVISGAEEGIYAWVAANYALGTLGGDPHDTTGIIELGGASVQVTFVTGEPLPPEFSHVLKFGDVSYNLYSNSFLQLGLNVAYESLHDLLSSPGLKSMATHLITQTKYKDPCTPRGFTSMVGSVKLPVSVLDPKVGYRPFAHAVGNFSECRSAALTLLQKGKDGCAYHECRLGAAFVPELEGKFLATENFYHTSKFFGLHSKSFLSDLMVAGEKFCHGDWSKIKKKYSSFDEGELLLFCFSSAYIIALLHDSLKMPLDHKRIDVVNQIHGVPVDWALGAFIVQTALNRTDILHPEVEKASAEDDLRHGERPVHHNQGQPMSFARRRWEWVDFLQRSTSNRVCRFS; the protein is encoded by the exons ATGCGCCGCCCCAATGCCCGCGGCGAGCCCAAGGAACAAACCCTAgctcccgccccctcccccgccgccccgaTCAAGATGGGCTCCCAGCGGCGGCAGCCCagcagctcccgccgccgcgtcacCGGCGCcctcgcgctcctcgccgcgtcCGCGctcgccctgctcctcctcgcgtCCCGCTCGGTGCCCCCGAGGTACGGCGTCATCATCGACGCCGGCAGCACGGGGAGCCGCGTCCATGTCATCGCCTACCGCACCGGTCCGGGCCGGGGCGTGCCCCCGCAGCTGGACTGGGCGCGCACGGCCTCGCTGAAGGCGAACCCGGGGCTGTCGTCCTTCGCGGCGGATCCCGACGGCGCGGGGCTGTCGCTGGCCCCGCTGGTGGATTTTGCGCGGCGCCGCGTGCCGCGGGAGAGGTGGGCGGACACCGAGGTGCGGCTCATGGCCACTGCAGGGCTCCGGCTTCTCGATGCCGCGGTGGCGGAGTCCGTTCTGGAGTCATGCAGGGGCGCGCTTCGCCAATCGGGGTTCCTGTTTCAGGACAAATGGGCCACTGTGATCTCAG GGGCTGAGGAAGGGATATACGCGTGGGTTGCAGCAAATTATGCATTGGGGACACTAGGTGGTGATCCACACGACACCACTGGGATAATTGAGCTTGGTGGGGCTTCTGTTCAG GTGACTTTTGTTACGGGTGAGCCTTTGCCTCCGGAATTCTCTCATGTGCTTAAGTTTGGTGATGTCTCATATAATCTGTACAGCAACAGCTTTTTGCAACTTGGTCTG AATGTAGCATACGAGTCACTCCATGACTTGCTCAGCTCACCTGGCCTTAAATCAA TGGCCACACATTTAATTACTCAAACGAAATACAAAGATCCTTGCACACCGAGGGGGTTTACGAGTATGGTGGGATCAGTTAAACTTCCTGTTAGTGTTCTTGATCCAAAGGTTGGGTACAGACCTTTTGCTCATGCTGTGGGGAACTTCTCTGAGTGCAGATCTGCAGCACTAACACTAttgcaaaaaggaaaag ACGGATGTGCATATCATGAATGCCGCCTTGGAGCAGCATTTGTACCAGAGCTGGAAGGGAAATTTTTGGCAACGGAAAACTTTTACCATACTTCAAAG TTCTTTGGTCTGCATTCAAAGTCCTTCCTTTCTGATCTGATGGTGGCTGGGGAGAAGTTTTGCCATGGGGATTGGTCAAAGATTAAGAAGAAGTACAGTTCTTTCGATGAGGGAGAGCTGCTTCTCTTTTGTTTCTCGTCAGCATATATTATTGCTTTACTACATGATTCTCTAAAAATGCCGCTGGATCATAAGAG GATTGATGTTGTAAATCAAATCCACGGTGTGCCTGTTGACTGGGCATTAGGTGCTTTCATTGTGCAAACAGCGTTGAACCGGACAGA CATTCTCCATCCTGAGGTGGAGAAGGCCTCAGCTGAAGACGATCTACGACATGGAGAAAGGCCGGTACATCATAACCAGGGTCAGCCGATGAGCTTCGCACGTCGGCGCTGGGAATGGGTGGACTTTCTGCAGCGGAGCACCAGCAACCGTGTATGTAGATTTTCGTAA
- the LOC117861250 gene encoding probable apyrase 6 isoform X1, with protein sequence MRRPNARGEPKEQTLAPAPSPAAPIKMGSQRRQPSSSRRRVTGALALLAASALALLLLASRSVPPRYGVIIDAGSTGSRVHVIAYRTGPGRGVPPQLDWARTASLKANPGLSSFAADPDGAGLSLAPLVDFARRRVPRERWADTEVRLMATAGLRLLDAAVAESVLESCRGALRQSGFLFQDKWATVISGAEEGIYAWVAANYALGTLGGDPHDTTGIIELGGASVQVTFVTGEPLPPEFSHVLKFGDVSYNLYSNSFLQLGLNVAYESLHDLLSSPGLKSMATHLITQTKYKDPCTPRGFTSMVGSVKLPVSVLDPKVGYRPFAHAVGNFSECRSAALTLLQKGKDGCAYHECRLGAAFVPELEGKFLATENFYHTSKFFGLHSKSFLSDLMVAGEKFCHGDWSKIKKKYSSFDEGELLLFCFSSAYIIALLHDSLKMPLDHKRIDVVNQIHGVPVDWALGAFIVQTALNRTEYSDSSVSYLNSYDSSGLAPLFLITAVVVFTAFSILRWRRPQLKTIYDMEKGRYIITRVSR encoded by the exons ATGCGCCGCCCCAATGCCCGCGGCGAGCCCAAGGAACAAACCCTAgctcccgccccctcccccgccgccccgaTCAAGATGGGCTCCCAGCGGCGGCAGCCCagcagctcccgccgccgcgtcacCGGCGCcctcgcgctcctcgccgcgtcCGCGctcgccctgctcctcctcgcgtCCCGCTCGGTGCCCCCGAGGTACGGCGTCATCATCGACGCCGGCAGCACGGGGAGCCGCGTCCATGTCATCGCCTACCGCACCGGTCCGGGCCGGGGCGTGCCCCCGCAGCTGGACTGGGCGCGCACGGCCTCGCTGAAGGCGAACCCGGGGCTGTCGTCCTTCGCGGCGGATCCCGACGGCGCGGGGCTGTCGCTGGCCCCGCTGGTGGATTTTGCGCGGCGCCGCGTGCCGCGGGAGAGGTGGGCGGACACCGAGGTGCGGCTCATGGCCACTGCAGGGCTCCGGCTTCTCGATGCCGCGGTGGCGGAGTCCGTTCTGGAGTCATGCAGGGGCGCGCTTCGCCAATCGGGGTTCCTGTTTCAGGACAAATGGGCCACTGTGATCTCAG GGGCTGAGGAAGGGATATACGCGTGGGTTGCAGCAAATTATGCATTGGGGACACTAGGTGGTGATCCACACGACACCACTGGGATAATTGAGCTTGGTGGGGCTTCTGTTCAG GTGACTTTTGTTACGGGTGAGCCTTTGCCTCCGGAATTCTCTCATGTGCTTAAGTTTGGTGATGTCTCATATAATCTGTACAGCAACAGCTTTTTGCAACTTGGTCTG AATGTAGCATACGAGTCACTCCATGACTTGCTCAGCTCACCTGGCCTTAAATCAA TGGCCACACATTTAATTACTCAAACGAAATACAAAGATCCTTGCACACCGAGGGGGTTTACGAGTATGGTGGGATCAGTTAAACTTCCTGTTAGTGTTCTTGATCCAAAGGTTGGGTACAGACCTTTTGCTCATGCTGTGGGGAACTTCTCTGAGTGCAGATCTGCAGCACTAACACTAttgcaaaaaggaaaag ACGGATGTGCATATCATGAATGCCGCCTTGGAGCAGCATTTGTACCAGAGCTGGAAGGGAAATTTTTGGCAACGGAAAACTTTTACCATACTTCAAAG TTCTTTGGTCTGCATTCAAAGTCCTTCCTTTCTGATCTGATGGTGGCTGGGGAGAAGTTTTGCCATGGGGATTGGTCAAAGATTAAGAAGAAGTACAGTTCTTTCGATGAGGGAGAGCTGCTTCTCTTTTGTTTCTCGTCAGCATATATTATTGCTTTACTACATGATTCTCTAAAAATGCCGCTGGATCATAAGAG GATTGATGTTGTAAATCAAATCCACGGTGTGCCTGTTGACTGGGCATTAGGTGCTTTCATTGTGCAAACAGCGTTGAACCGGACAGAGTACTCAGACTCATCAGTTTCATATCTAAACAGCTATGACTCTTCTGGCTTGGCACCACTTTTCTTGATTACAGCTGTGGTTGTATTTACAGCATTCTCCATCCTGAGGTGGAGAAGGCCTCAGCTGAAGACGATCTACGACATGGAGAAAGGCCGGTACATCATAACCAGGGTCAGCCGATGA
- the LOC117861250 gene encoding probable apyrase 5 isoform X3 codes for MRRPNARGEPKEQTLAPAPSPAAPIKMGSQRRQPSSSRRRVTGALALLAASALALLLLASRSVPPRYGVIIDAGSTGSRVHVIAYRTGPGRGVPPQLDWARTASLKANPGLSSFAADPDGAGLSLAPLVDFARRRVPRERWADTEVRLMATAGLRLLDAAVAESVLESCRGALRQSGFLFQDKWATVISGAEEGIYAWVAANYALGTLGGDPHDTTGIIELGGASVQVTFVTGEPLPPEFSHVLKFGDVSYNLYSNSFLQLGLNVAYESLHDLLSSPGLKSMATHLITQTKYKDPCTPRGFTSMVGSVKLPVSVLDPKVGYRPFAHAVGNFSECRSAALTLLQKGKDGCAYHECRLGAAFVPELEGKFLATENFYHTSKFFGLHSKSFLSDLMVAGEKFCHGDWSKIKKKYSSFDEGELLLFCFSSAYIIALLHDSLKMPLDHKRIDVVNQIHGVPVDWALGAFIVQTALNRTDCGCIYSILHPEVEKASAEDDLRHGERPVHHNQGQPMSFARRRWEWVDFLQRSTSNRVCRFS; via the exons ATGCGCCGCCCCAATGCCCGCGGCGAGCCCAAGGAACAAACCCTAgctcccgccccctcccccgccgccccgaTCAAGATGGGCTCCCAGCGGCGGCAGCCCagcagctcccgccgccgcgtcacCGGCGCcctcgcgctcctcgccgcgtcCGCGctcgccctgctcctcctcgcgtCCCGCTCGGTGCCCCCGAGGTACGGCGTCATCATCGACGCCGGCAGCACGGGGAGCCGCGTCCATGTCATCGCCTACCGCACCGGTCCGGGCCGGGGCGTGCCCCCGCAGCTGGACTGGGCGCGCACGGCCTCGCTGAAGGCGAACCCGGGGCTGTCGTCCTTCGCGGCGGATCCCGACGGCGCGGGGCTGTCGCTGGCCCCGCTGGTGGATTTTGCGCGGCGCCGCGTGCCGCGGGAGAGGTGGGCGGACACCGAGGTGCGGCTCATGGCCACTGCAGGGCTCCGGCTTCTCGATGCCGCGGTGGCGGAGTCCGTTCTGGAGTCATGCAGGGGCGCGCTTCGCCAATCGGGGTTCCTGTTTCAGGACAAATGGGCCACTGTGATCTCAG GGGCTGAGGAAGGGATATACGCGTGGGTTGCAGCAAATTATGCATTGGGGACACTAGGTGGTGATCCACACGACACCACTGGGATAATTGAGCTTGGTGGGGCTTCTGTTCAG GTGACTTTTGTTACGGGTGAGCCTTTGCCTCCGGAATTCTCTCATGTGCTTAAGTTTGGTGATGTCTCATATAATCTGTACAGCAACAGCTTTTTGCAACTTGGTCTG AATGTAGCATACGAGTCACTCCATGACTTGCTCAGCTCACCTGGCCTTAAATCAA TGGCCACACATTTAATTACTCAAACGAAATACAAAGATCCTTGCACACCGAGGGGGTTTACGAGTATGGTGGGATCAGTTAAACTTCCTGTTAGTGTTCTTGATCCAAAGGTTGGGTACAGACCTTTTGCTCATGCTGTGGGGAACTTCTCTGAGTGCAGATCTGCAGCACTAACACTAttgcaaaaaggaaaag ACGGATGTGCATATCATGAATGCCGCCTTGGAGCAGCATTTGTACCAGAGCTGGAAGGGAAATTTTTGGCAACGGAAAACTTTTACCATACTTCAAAG TTCTTTGGTCTGCATTCAAAGTCCTTCCTTTCTGATCTGATGGTGGCTGGGGAGAAGTTTTGCCATGGGGATTGGTCAAAGATTAAGAAGAAGTACAGTTCTTTCGATGAGGGAGAGCTGCTTCTCTTTTGTTTCTCGTCAGCATATATTATTGCTTTACTACATGATTCTCTAAAAATGCCGCTGGATCATAAGAG GATTGATGTTGTAAATCAAATCCACGGTGTGCCTGTTGACTGGGCATTAGGTGCTTTCATTGTGCAAACAGCGTTGAACCGGACAGA CTGTGGTTGTATTTACAGCATTCTCCATCCTGAGGTGGAGAAGGCCTCAGCTGAAGACGATCTACGACATGGAGAAAGGCCGGTACATCATAACCAGGGTCAGCCGATGAGCTTCGCACGTCGGCGCTGGGAATGGGTGGACTTTCTGCAGCGGAGCACCAGCAACCGTGTATGTAGATTTTCGTAA
- the LOC117862140 gene encoding zinc finger A20 and AN1 domain-containing stress-associated protein 9: MAAEKQEVTTGATPMCANGCGFFGSAATKNLCSQCYKEHEIKTAAVAPVAEKKVVDAAPAPAEEGKHEGSSSSSAAVAEKKVDAAPAPAEKKENVSSAETTEKHEAASVAAASAAPVMCVNGCNFFGSAATKNMCSSCYRDFLKNAHAVPAVAEKVEVVAPAHQSAPSEISSAATSSAPPRVEAPSRCAGAGCKKKVGLLGFVCRCGGTFCSVHRYTDKHACDFDYKTADREQIAKKNPLVVAPKINKI; this comes from the coding sequence ATGGCGGCGGAGAAGCAGGAGGTCACCACCGGCGCGACGCCGATGTGTGCCAACGGCTGCGGCTTCTTCGGGAGCGCCGCGACCAAAAACTTGTGCTCCCAGTGCTACAAGGAGCACGAGATCAagaccgccgccgtcgctcccgtcgccgagaagaaggtcgtcgacgcggcgccggcgccggcagagGAGGGGAAGCACGAGGGGTCGTCCTCCAGCAGTGCCGCAGTCGCCGAGAAGAAGGtcgacgcggcgccggcgccggcagagAAGAAGGAGAATGTCTCCTCCGCGGAGACGACGGAGAAGCACGAGgcggcctccgtcgccgccgcttccgcgGCGCCCGTCATGTGCGTGAACGGGTGCAACTTCTTCGGGTCCGCGGCGACCAAGAACATGTGCTCGAGTTGCTACAGGGACTTCCTCAAGAACGCCCACGCCGTCCCCGCTGTCGCGGAGAAGGTCGAGGTCGTCGCGCCCGCGCATCAGTCGGCGCCGTCTGAAATCTCTTCTGCGGCAACGTCTAGCGCGCCGCCGAGAGTGGAGGCGCCGAGCAGGTGCGCGGGGGCGGGGTGCAAGAAGAAGGTGGGGCTGCTGGGTTTCGTCTGCCGCTGCGGCGGCACGTTCTGCTCGGTGCACCGGTACACGGACAAGCACGCCTGCGACTTCGACTACAAGACGGCCGACCGTGAGCAGATCGCCAAGAAGAACCCCCTCGTCGTGGCGCCCAAGATCAACAAGATCTGA
- the LOC117861157 gene encoding uncharacterized protein isoform X1, with protein sequence MASPPCLLRLRPCPPSCLRSRSRSQCLHLSKQSLHPLTSPRPCLLPVGAPVAERLVPRPPGTGRWTGIFACRCSYDAENGPPTPPPDREESSDEWPVLRRWDVPWEWPTISLTMVACAVSFLLTGMVEQSILEQFGFQVGEATLDEKAEVLFLGQFSTTVVVLGSIFGITSTFRPFSDDIFRYKFEEPLKLQNGWLLWAGIGLLVAIIAIALAGAAMTFLNGETPQRETDSLVILLPLIGSSGISTACLLGITGILAPILEETVFRGFLMVSLTMWFSTPYAVLITAAVFAFAHLTPGEFPQLFVLGVVLGFSYAQTRNLLTPITIHAVWNSGVILLLTFLQLQGYDIKELLQAS encoded by the exons ATGGCTTCGCCGCcgtgcctcctccgcctccgcccctgcccgccgTCGTGCCTCCGATCTCGCAGCAGATCCCAGTGCCTCCATCTCTCCAAGCAGAGCCTGCACCCACTTACCTCGCCAAGACCATGCCTACTTCCAGTGGGGGCGCCAGTAGCAGAGCGGCTcgtgccgcggccgccgggtACCGGCCGGTGGACGGGCATCTTCGCCTGCCGATGCTCCTACGATGCCGAGAACGGGCCGCCCACGCCTCCACCAGATAGG gaggaaagctcggatgaGTGGCCTGTCCTTCGCCGGTGGGATGTGCCGTGGGAGTGGCCAACCATTTCCCTCACCATGGTGGCATGTGCAGTAAG CTTTCTTTTGACAGGAATGGTTGAGCAATCTATTTTGGAGCAGTTTGGTTTTCAAGTTGGGGAGGCAACTCTAGATGAGAAGGCAGAAGTACTCTTCTTGGGACAATT TAGCACGACGGTTGTTGTGCTTGGATCTATATTTGGCATCACCAGTACCTTTCGACCATTCTCAGATGATATCTTTCGTTACA AATTCGAGGAACCACTTAAACTGCAAAATGGTTGGCTTTTGTGGGCTGGAATCGGCCTTCTTGTTGCAATAATTGCTATTGCTTTAGCTGGAGCTGCAATGACATTTTTGAATGGTGAAACACCACAAAGAGAG ACTGACTCGCTAGTCATTCTATTGCCACTGATTGGCTCATCAGGTATCAG TACTGCCTGCCTGCTTGGCATCACTGGGATTTTGGCACCAATTCTGGAGGAAACTGTGTTTCGAGGATTTCTAATGGTGTCCTTGACTATGTG GTTCTCTACTCCATATGCTGTGCTTATCACTGCTGCAGTATTTGCGTTCGCTCATCTTACACCAGGAGAATTTCCACAGCTTTTTGTACTTG GTGTTGTCCTAGGATTTTCATATGCTCAAACTCGCAATCTTCTTACTCCTATTACAATACATGCTGTTTGGAACTCCGGAGTAATATTGCTGCTAACCTTTCTTCAG CTGCAAGGTTATGATATAAAGGAGCTGTTGCAGGCGTCTTGA
- the LOC117861157 gene encoding uncharacterized protein isoform X2, whose amino-acid sequence MVACAVSFLLTGMVEQSILEQFGFQVGEATLDEKAEVLFLGQFSTTVVVLGSIFGITSTFRPFSDDIFRYKFEEPLKLQNGWLLWAGIGLLVAIIAIALAGAAMTFLNGETPQRETDSLVILLPLIGSSGISTACLLGITGILAPILEETVFRGFLMVSLTMWFSTPYAVLITAAVFAFAHLTPGEFPQLFVLGVVLGFSYAQTRNLLTPITIHAVWNSGVILLLTFLQLQGYDIKELLQAS is encoded by the exons ATGGTGGCATGTGCAGTAAG CTTTCTTTTGACAGGAATGGTTGAGCAATCTATTTTGGAGCAGTTTGGTTTTCAAGTTGGGGAGGCAACTCTAGATGAGAAGGCAGAAGTACTCTTCTTGGGACAATT TAGCACGACGGTTGTTGTGCTTGGATCTATATTTGGCATCACCAGTACCTTTCGACCATTCTCAGATGATATCTTTCGTTACA AATTCGAGGAACCACTTAAACTGCAAAATGGTTGGCTTTTGTGGGCTGGAATCGGCCTTCTTGTTGCAATAATTGCTATTGCTTTAGCTGGAGCTGCAATGACATTTTTGAATGGTGAAACACCACAAAGAGAG ACTGACTCGCTAGTCATTCTATTGCCACTGATTGGCTCATCAGGTATCAG TACTGCCTGCCTGCTTGGCATCACTGGGATTTTGGCACCAATTCTGGAGGAAACTGTGTTTCGAGGATTTCTAATGGTGTCCTTGACTATGTG GTTCTCTACTCCATATGCTGTGCTTATCACTGCTGCAGTATTTGCGTTCGCTCATCTTACACCAGGAGAATTTCCACAGCTTTTTGTACTTG GTGTTGTCCTAGGATTTTCATATGCTCAAACTCGCAATCTTCTTACTCCTATTACAATACATGCTGTTTGGAACTCCGGAGTAATATTGCTGCTAACCTTTCTTCAG CTGCAAGGTTATGATATAAAGGAGCTGTTGCAGGCGTCTTGA
- the LOC117861447 gene encoding protein FEZ → MEARNDINMDRSDEILMPGFRFHPTDEELVSFYLKRKIQQKPISIELIRQLDIYKYDPWDLPKLASTGEKEWYFYCPRDRKYRNSVRPNRVTAAGFWKATGTDRPIYSSEGTKCIGLKKSLVFYKGRAARGMKTDWMMHEFRLPSLNDPSLPKRPIDKTIPLNDSWTICRIFKKTSSMAQRALSHTWGPPLPGATEAEMFAAFQSVQASEFALESSSCSLQAAQPAPASQFTSRHGLQGHQQNKVNNPSLDGSSCKLINFNCSQSLEPQNFPISSFPFEVQTSQKTTAAAPMFFSTQPDHQLSGFVVDSSADVNGGIGSRSQDSSTRKPGNGFSMNSSDWEAVGRINFPFDLGADSAEDWRCNIPWESFLSPAAVQTELPH, encoded by the exons ATGGAGGCCAGAAATGATATCAATATGGACAGGTCAGATGAGATCCTCATGCCCGGGTTCCGGTTTCACCCGACTGATGAAGAACTGGTCAGCTTCTACCTCAAGAGGAAGATCCAGCAAAAGCCTATCTCCATTGAGCTCATCAGGCAGCTGGACATCTACAAATATGATCCATGGGATCTCCCAA AGCTTGCGAGCACTGGTGAGAAAGAGTGGTACTTCTATTGTCCGAGGGACAGGAAATACCGCAACAGCGTGAGACCAAACAGAGTCACAGCAGCTGGGTTCTGGAAGGCCACAGGGACAGACAGGCCTATCTACTCCTCTGAGGGTACCAAGTGCATAGGCCTGAAGAAGTCTCTTGTGTTCTACAAAGGGAGAGCGGCAAGAGGGATGAAAACTGACTGGATGATGCATGAATTCAGGCTCCCTTCACTTAACGATCCCTCGCTCCCCAAGCGACCCATTGACAAGACCATTCCACTCAAT GACTCCTGGACTATCTGTAGGATCTTCAAGAAGACCAGCTCCATGGCGCAACGAGCGCTGTCGCACACCTGGGGGCCTCCACTGCCAGGTGCAACTGAGGCAGAGATGTTCGCTGCGTTCCAGTCAGTGCAAGCTTCAGAGTTTGCTCTGGAGAGCTCCTCTTGCTCACTGCAAGCTGCACAACCTGCACCTGCAAGTCAGTTCACCAGCAGACATGGCTTGCAAGGTCACCAGCAGAACAAGGTGAACAATCCATCTCTAGACGGCTCTTCTTGCAAGCTCATCAACTTCAACTGCAGCCAGTCCCTAGAACCCCAGAACTTCCCCATCAGCAGCTTCCCTTTCGAAGTGCAAACATCGCAGAAGACCACAGCCGCTGCGCCAATGTTCTTCAGCACACAGCCTGATCATCAGCTCAGTGGATTTGTGGTCGATTCTTCTGCCGATGTCAATGGCGGCATCGGTAGCAGGAGCCAGGACTCATCCACCAGGAAGCCTGGCAATGGCTTCAGCATGAACAGCAGTGACTGGGAAGCTGTGGGAAGGATCAACTTCCCTTTTGATCTGGGTGCAGATTCTGCAGAGGACTGGAGATGCAACATACCCTGGGAGTCCTTCCTGAGCCCAGCTGCTGTCCAGACTGAGCTACCACACTAG